DNA from Podarcis muralis chromosome 13, rPodMur119.hap1.1, whole genome shotgun sequence:
tgtgaactgaatgagtaaactacttttatatagtTCGCGGTGTTGGGCAGAAAACAAGCCTGCCCCATTACAAGTTCgtggtgtgtttattcttttaagaggaatATAAGGGAACTGaccaggaacctaatagtgagaggcttaaacaagcctgcaaccagctatccgctgtgcatttaaaaggggaatgtaaaactctgctaagagTTTGCTAGCAGaagttaaaaaaaggtaaaggtaaaggtacccctgcccatacgggccagtcttgccagactctagggttgtgcgctcatctcactctataggccgggagccagcgctgtccgcagacacttccgggtcacgtggccagcgtgacaagctgcatctggcgagccagcgcagcacacggaacgccgtttaccttcccgctggtaagtggtccctatttatctacttgcacccgggggtgctttcgaactgctaggttggcaggcgctgggaccgaacgacgaacgacaggagcgcaccccgccacggggattcgaaccgccgaccatgcgatcggcaagtcctaggcgctgaggcttttacccacagcgccacccacgtccctatcggAAGTTAGGAAGCATATTAATAAACAAGatttcctctcctgccaccctgaacattccaacAAGATGTCGATGGAGAAAACCAACCACCCTCAAACAGAATTACAACATAGCTGCTTTAATAGGTTGAGATGCCGGAGGAGCttttaactgcccccccccactccccaggaGAAAGGTCTTGGCAAGCACTGGGTCACAATCCGCTGAGCTAAGTCGGGTGAAGCAGGAGGCAAGCATAGTGTGACATTCCCCTTGAAGGCTGCAGCACAGCTCCTTCGCCCCGAAGGGCCAGCACCACCCCACTCAGGCTATGTTCTCAATAATGGCCTCATCCTGATCCAGAGGGGCCACATCCGGGTCCCTGACCGCACCAGAGTCTGCACTGCTTGCCTGCAAAgcaagggggagaggaggaagaagtgtGAGGGGGCAgtttgggggaaggagagaaaagtcCTGTGGCTGAGAGAATGAAACGCCCAACTCTCCAAATCCAGCTCCCTCCTCCATTCCACAGCAACAGGTGAGGCACCACAAGCAGGAAGGCTGCCCCCTCCCTAAGaggtttgtcccccccccttctcctttcatTTTCCTGGGGCGTTGGAAGGTGCCAGGAGCCCAAAGCCCCAGAGGCTTCTTTGCCCCTGAGTCACATCCCAGGTATCAAAGCTCTGCCCCCTCTGCAGGTGGGCCCAGGCCCATGCCAGAGAATCCCAGAAGGGACCACCAGGGGACATCTAGTCTGAGGGAATCCATTCAAGTGTTGAGCAGCTCTtcccgtcagaaagttcttcccgatgccttgtcagaatctccttctttGCCATTTGAATCCGTTGGGCAGAAAACAAGCCTGCCCCATCTCTCATGCGACGGCTCTTTCCACCAAGCAGTCAAAGTTGGAGCTCACTCTTCATTAGCAAAAGCAGGATCTTCAGAGACTTGGCTGAGCATCATGCCTAATGGGCGCAGCAGGTCGACTCTGGTGGGTCTTGCCCCAggaatcagttgctgggaatgaaAGCTCCCAGCTCCCCACAGCCCCACGTTtcttcctctccagggctttctcaAAGCAATCCAAGACTGCACTTGGCCTGCACTTGGCCTGCCGCTGCTTCGCCCATTTCAGCTCtcttctcactccccccccccccaattccccaaGGTTATAAAACAACAGTAGGCAAGGTTATTCCCTAGCTCTACTGAACATAACAGGTGTTGCTGAATTCTGGAAGGAAGTGTGAGATGCCTTttaaagactacagtggtacctcgggttacagacgcttcaggttacagacgcttcaggttacagactccgctaacccagaaatagtacctcgggttaagaactttgcttcaggatgagaacagaaatcgcgtggaggggggaggccccattagctaaagtggtgcttcaggttaagaacagtttcaggttaataatggacctccagaacgaattaagtacttaacccgaggtaccactgtatttcatttagGTTTCTGAGAGTGCAAACTGTTCTGCTTCTTTTTATAGGTAGCTATGCTACTGGCATCTCCCAGTCTCTATTCCTATTTCGCCCCCTTTCCTGCACCAAGTCCGGTCTTTGCTAGCACCCATTTTTGCCCTTGTTATGGAGTAGGGAGAGAGATGGATTCAGAACTCGGGGTTTGGGACTTCCTTTGCTCGAAGGAGGAGACATGAGAGtcttcttcagatatctaaagggctcttcgatggaagatggagcaagactGTTTTTGGCTGCTCCCAGAGGTTTGGACCTCAGTCAGTCGattcaagtaacaagaaaggagattccagctaaacatcaggaagaactttgtgacagttgtgggatgtgaaacacaagagcagtcaagtacaacattcctagagtgaacatgtttacacatggggaggaatgtttgtccagccagcaggtaaacttccagtttccttctgggctgggacagacttcctctgcatgtgactagaggtgggcgtggcctcacctgtgcaggtaacgacaaaagcagagggcagggcagccatctctctctctttgactacatgcatctaagaagcaacatctgcttagccaaagatgctctcttggctggaggacaaagggactgtctttttATGAGatagttggaaaggctataatcagacaacatatcctctcctgcatccttgaacattcccacaacagtaagagctgttcaacagtggaatggactccctcggggggggggacaccctccAGCCCCCCAGTCCCTTCCGGCTACCTTCCGGGCGCAGCAGAGGATGCGGAGGCTGTAtgcaaggcagaagagagcaatCGCCAGGGCAGCAACGGAGAAAATGAGCAGCAAGACCTTCACAGCAAAGGCGACGccctggggaggaagggagaagcagAGGAAAATACCACATTCAGGCCGTTgctccaaactgcgggagggcgCAGCAGGTTTGGGGGAGGCTGCTGCTCTGGCCCCCCAGTCTTGTCACAGGGCAAGCGCCTGATCCACAATGGGACTGTGCTCACCAGGAGATCCCATAAGATTCGCTCGCAGTCTCTCTGTCTCCAGTCATAGCCTGGGCTGGGCAGGATTGGAGAAGGTCCCCATCTGGTCTGGCACACATCCTTTCTCCAGTAGAAGGTCTGGTCAAGGTTTGGGATCCAAGCGATGCCTTTCGTCAGAGCCACAATTCCGGCCACAACACTGGCCAAATGGAAGATGGTGGCCACATGGACCTGGTTCCAGAAAATGTCAGGTGAGCTGCCTGGAGTCCAGCAGACAACCTTGGGTAGGGCTGGGGCAGAGCTGCTCAGGCTTTCAGCTTTTGGGGGgactggaggtgggggagaggcTGAGCCTCCATTTCTCAGCATTGGTCTACCAGTCACTTCCCTTTTTCCCTTAGACGTAAGCTGAaacatcacagaatcacagaactgtagagttggaaggggttccaagggtcatctagtccaaccccctgaaatgtaggAATCACGCAGCTAAAGAATACCTGACCCAGGGATCTTTGAGACCAAAAGCAGGCAACACAGGTTTTTCCTGGCACCTGCCACACTTACCCAGAAGCCAGCATGTCTTTCGCCCATGATGGACAAGGCGCCAGAGAGCATAACCTGTGAAGGAGAAAAGGCCGGAGTGAATGAAGGCTGTGTGGGGCAGAGGGCAGGGAGATGCACAACTCCTGCTGCTCCTGGAACCACCAGAAGTGGCCTGCCCCACTTCTGAGTGGATCTTCCTCAGCTGCTTCAGTGGCCAGGACactgaatcacagaactgtagagttgaaagggaccccaagggtcatccagtccaaccccctctgcaatgcaggaatctcagctaaagcatccttgaagGACAGCCACCCCACATCTGCTtaagaagaagagtccaccacctcccaagggagtcctgtcaaacactgtcaaacagctcttgctacCAGAAACCAGCCAGCGGTCTCTTGGGTCTctgtaaacctggaagtaggtctGGGATAGGAAATAAAGGCCACATGGAGGACCAGCTGTCTGCCTAGTGGAGGACTGGGAGATGTCTGGGGCTGCTGCAGGTGCCACTGGACTCCTagctcccagcagccagcatgcccagtggtcaagaatccAGGGGGTTTTTTTCTGCTCCTGTCCACCCACCACCTGCCACCAATGGCCCTTGCTCTTCTGACCTTCACAGTAGATGGTGACCTTGTGTCGTCATGGGAGGCATAACTGCATTTGCCCAGATGggtcatttctctctccctccttcccgttgatttctctttctctcccccccccccccgccttactGCTGTTTTCACTATTGGATGTTTTAGAGTGTaatctccttggggcagggacctgcctgTTTGTTGCCTGTATAGCTGACTTGTGCCCTGCTTGCCCATGGCAAGGAGTTGGTTCTCATCAGCCACAATCCTCAGGGAGCCTTGTTGCCCCAGCTGCAGTGCAGGAAGAAGAATCCTGACCTGATCAATCCCTAAAGTGTGCACAGTACCCCTGAACATGGATGAAGTGCTTCATAAACTGAAATTCACTTCCAAGCATGGCAGCTGCCCAGGACTCACCAGACCTCCCATCCAGTAAGGCGCTCCCGACCGTATGTAGAATAAATGTCCATAGTCGTTCACCACCCCAAGACTGATGACCACGATTCCCAGCAGGATCTGGGCCCCCTGAAAGGCAAATCCGCCAAGGTTAAGGTTTTCTCACAAAGGAAGCAAGATGCATGTTTCATAGAACTGtggcattgcagagttggaagggatccccaggggtcatctagtccacccccacccacccgcaatgctggaatctcaactcaagcatccatgactaatggccacctaacctctgcttagaaacctccaatgaaagagagctCACATCctccagctcttactgtcaggaaggacttcctgatgtttaatcagaatctctttTTTTGCAACCTGAAGCTGTTGGGttgagtcctcccccccccccccccccgagcagcagaaaacaagcttcttccaccttccacgtgacagcccttgagatatccgGAGATGGGCATCGTGTCATCTCTCAGTGACACATACAAGAGACAGTAAGTGGCTCTGTcgacttggactactgccatgtgctccatgtggggctacctttgaaggtgaccgggaaactgcaattaatccaggatGAGGCAGCTAGAATGGGGACTGGGactgg
Protein-coding regions in this window:
- the LOC144325241 gene encoding transmembrane protein 176B-like, producing the protein MSTGFLTLNEQKVPAEISDKNVINITINQESSLSYLFKAVGQCWARQQEPTQKKTQQSPASAPTTARHFSLHCNGEQKVLGGAQILLGIVVISLGVVNDYGHLFYIRSGAPYWMGGLVMLSGALSIMGERHAGFWVHVATIFHLASVVAGIVALTKGIAWIPNLDQTFYWRKDVCQTRWGPSPILPSPGYDWRQRDCERILWDLLGVAFAVKVLLLIFSVAALAIALFCLAYSLRILCCARKASSADSGAVRDPDVAPLDQDEAIIENIA